A portion of the Cryptomeria japonica chromosome 5, Sugi_1.0, whole genome shotgun sequence genome contains these proteins:
- the LOC131876407 gene encoding uncharacterized protein LOC131876407 — protein sequence MTNGWTDRRNRTLLNFLVSSAGGTVFIKSIDASAHCKNATYLCEQIEEVIEDVGEENVVQVVTDNAANYVAAGRLLMERHPSIVWTPCAAHCIDLMLEDIGKIPWVKRCVEKARNVCKFVYNHSWVLALMRQYTEQKELHRPGITRFATNFLTLQSMLRSKPALRRMIVGEEWSSSSYATTPAGIEMADCIFDEQGFWVPCDEIVKVIFL from the exons atgactaatggttggacggataggagaaatagaactctccttaattttcttgtttcttccgcag ggggcaccgttttcatcaagtccattgatgcctccgcccattgcaagaatgccacctacctatgtgagcagatagaggaggtgattgaagatgtgggtgaggagaacgtggtacaggtggtgaccgacaatgcagcaaattatgttgctgcgg gtagactattgatggagaggcacccatctatagtttggactccatgtgctgctcattgcattgacctcatgttggaggatattggaaaaatcccatgggtcaagagatgtgtagaaaaggcaagaaatgtctgcaaatttgtatataatcattcatgggtgttggctcttatgagacaatacacagagcagaaggagttgcatcgtccaggaatcacaagatttgccacaaacttcctcacattgcagtccatgcttaggtctaagcctgccttgagacgtatgattgttggtgaggagtggtcttcctcatcctatgctaccacccctgcagggatagagatggcagattgcatttttgatgagcaaggcttttgggtcccttgtgatgagatagtgaaagtaatttttttataa